GTTAGCGGCGGGACAGGAGTTTTTTGATGGCACTGGCATGGAACAGCGTCGTCAGTGGTTGGCTTCGGTCCACCCGCAAGCACTTGCCCTGTCGGATGAGGACCTAGAGCAGATTTGGAATCAAGCTCGTTCGCTTTACACGGAATGTTGAAGGTGTGGATTTAGGCTGAATCTTTCGCCCTATTGGCCATTTCCCCTTCCCCTGTCCCGTCGGAGTCCGCAACCTCTGGTTTTGATTCCCTTGGTTTGAGTCAGCCGCTGCTGAAGGCTTTGCAGGAGAAGGGATACACCGCTCCGTCGCCGATTCAATTGCAGGCCATCCCCGCTGTGATTTCTGGGCGGGATGTGATGGCTGCTGCGCAAACAGGAACAGGTAAAACGGCAGGGTTCACGCTCCCGATGTTGGAACGTCTCAACCATGGAGCACGTCCAGGGCGTTTACAGATACGGGCTTTGGTCCTGACCCCGACTCGAGAGCTGGCCGCACAGGTGTTGGCAAGTGTTCGCGAGTACAGCAAGTATCTCCAGCTCACTAGTGATGTGGTGTTTGGTGGTGTGAAGATCAACCCTCAAATTCAGCGTCTGCAGAAGGGCGTTGATGTGTTGGTTGCCACTCCAGGTCGCTTGCTAGATCTGCTCCAACAGGGTGCTGTGCGGTTCGATCGGGTTGAGTTTTTGGTGCTTGATGAAGCCGATCGAATGTTGGATATGGGCTTTATTCATGACATCCGGCGGGTGATTTCTCGTCTTCCTGATCGTCGTCAGACCTTGATGTTTTCGGCCACATTTAGTGCGCCAATTCGGAAATTAGCGACAGGGTTGCTTGACCATCCTGTGCAAATTCAGGTCGCCCCTGCCAACCAAACTGTGCGATCTGTGGAGCAGGTTGTTCATCCTTGCGATATGGCCCGCAAAGTTGATCTTTTGAGTCATCTCATTCGCAGCGGTGAGTGGCTTCAGGTGTTGGTGTTCTCCCGGACAAAACACGGTGCGAATCGCGTCGTGGATCGTCTCAGCCAGCAAGGTCTGTTAGCGGCAGCAATCCATGGAAATAAAAGCCAAGGTGCACGAACACGGGCTTTGCAAGGATTCAAGGATGGATCGGTGCGCGTTCTTGTTGCCACAGATATTGCTGCTCGAGGGATTGATATTCAGCAGCTCCCTCATGTGGTGAATCTCGATCTCCCGAATGTTGCCGAAGACTATGTGCATCGCATCGGACGCACGGGTCGTGCAGGAGAAACCGGCCATGCCATCTCTCTTGTTGCTGCTGAAGAGGCATTGCTTTTGAAGGCGATTGAGCGCCTCACAGGTGAGTCCTTGCGTCGGGAAAATGTTCCTGGGTTTGAACCCACCGTTCTGAGTGCTCCTCCCCTCGACCTAAGCGGTGGACGCGGTCGCCGCTCAGGTGGTTCGTCGCGCAGCCGCAAAGACACTCGTAGCACGAGGACGTATCGTCGCTAACGCGCATGCGTTACGAAAACGTACCGAATTGCTGTTCGGCAGCAGCGTTTAGTTGTTGAATAAGTGAGTCGCCATCGCTCCGCCCTTTCCCTTCCAGCTGTGCGGCTCGAACCAGGATCGGACAGCCACTCGTGCTCACGACGACCCCGAGCCCCTTCACAGATTCCAACACTGTTCCCGGAGGATGACCTCCTGTGGGCCAGCGTCCGATGAGGGGATGTACTTCGGCGGGGAGCTCCTCTCTAAGTCGATCGATGAGGGGTTCGCAATGGAGGAGTTTGAGGCGTTTGTCGTTCCAAAGCGTGACTGCATTGGGATAGAGCGCCATCACTTTGCGATGAATGTTGAGTGCCGAGGCTGACCAGTCGATCTGGTGGTCTTGTTTGGTGAGCATGCGTGCGTAACTGGCGTCTCCAGAGCGATCGGACTGGTTCATCACCTTGAGGCGTGCCCTGCGTTCGGGCTCGGATCCTTGTCCTGCTGATTCAATCAATGGCATCGCTTCCACCATGAGTTCAGCGGTGAGAACGCTCATGCGTTCGGCCAGAGTGTGGCCGTTATCCAATAAACCAATCGGTAGGTTTCGCTCAATCAGAACAGGTCCGGTGTCGAGTCCCTCTTCCATGGCCATGACGCCCACACCCGTTTCGGGGTCTCCTTCAAGAATTGACCACTGAATCGGTCCAGCTCCTCTCCATCGGGGAAGTAGGGATCCATGTCCGTTCCAGCACCCCAGCGGCGGTTGGTTCAGCACATTTTTTGGCAAGATTTGCCCAAACGCCACCACCACAGACAGGTCAGGTTGGAGCTCAGCGAGTTGTTGTTGGCAGGTTTCGTCTTGCTTGATGCGCTCCGGGGTGAAAACCCTTAACCCCATTTTGATGGCTTTGGCTTTCACAGCGGATGGGACCAAAGTCTTGCCACGCCCTCGGCGTCGATCTGGTTGGGTTACCACTCCCACAATCGTGTGGCCAGCCTGATGCAGTGCCATCAGCGTTGGCACTGCATAGTCGGGAGTTCCCCAGAACAAAATGTTCATTGAGAGGAGCTCAGGCTTCGCCTGTAATTGCTAGACCATCCACCCAAACATGGGGTGAAACGCCTTGATGGGTCACCACTTCATTGGGTTCTAAGTGCACGATCCCTTTCAAAACATCTCGGATGTCTCCAGCAATCGTGGCTGCTTCCACTGAGATGCGCTCACCATCCTTCACGAGCCAGCCATCAAACGGAAGTGAAAAGGCTCCTTGGCTGGCCTTTACGCCGGCATGAAGTGCATTCAAGCCTTCGATCAACACGAAAGTATCCCGCGTATTGCGGTGGTCGAGATGCTCCACGGGACGACTAGACCCTTCGCTTGAACTCACTTCAAACCAATCGGGTCCCACGGAAACCTTGGCTCCCAGGCCGGCGTGACCGGTGGGTTGAACACCAAACTGACGAGCCGTGGCTTCGGAATGAAGCAGATTCTCCAATGTGCCGTTGCCAATCAAACAGAGACGTTTGGTTGGTGTCCCTTCACCATCAAAGGCAGCTGCTCCCACGTGATCGGGATGCAAACCGTTGTCGTGCAAATTGAAAAACGGAACGGCGATCTGTTGACCTAGCGATTCCTTACTGCTCAAGCTGACGCCATCCAAAATGGATCGGGCATTCATCATGCTGCTGAAAGCACCGAGCAGATCAAGGAATGCCTCTGGGGTGAAACAGACCAAATAGCGACCTGTATCGATCGGTTGGTAATTGAGATGGCTGATCGTGCGTTCGGCTGCTTCGCTGATGCAGCCACTAAGGTCAAGATCAGCACTTCCAAGCGCTACGCGAACAGCACCGCCGCTGCGTGGCTTTCTTCCATTTTCCTCTGCACGGGCGTACAGGTAGAGGCTGGCCTGAGTGCGTTGCATGTGGCGTAGCGCCCCCTCGCTGTTGAGGTAGATCCGCTCGCTATTGCCCTCGTTCAAGCCGTTGTAGGGGACGGTTGCGATTGCAGGGTGCTTGGCAAGCAGCTCGCCTTCTACATCTTTCAGCGTGCTGAGCAATGTCTGAATGCTCTGAGAGGGTTTGAGAGGCCGATCCAGCTCTGGGATCGGTGCTGTTGCCAGTGGCGAAAAGCCTGGGATGTCTTCTGCGTTGCCAAACGAACTGGCCTGATAGGCACCATCGAGGGCTTTTTCGAGGCCACCTGGTGAGAGATCAGAGGTGCTGGTCACACCAACCAATCCTTGCTCATTCCATACTCGGACAGTGATGGAGCTGCGTTGGGCTGCCTTCATTTGCTTGGCCTCACCCCGATCCACTTGGACCGAAGCATTCATTCCTCGACTGGCTCCAAGGTCCCACTGACGGATTCCGCTTCTGGTCGCTAAAGCATGGAGCTGGTCCCGCAGCTCTTCCACATTGAGAGGTGTATGGGTCATGGTCAGCGGCCTCCCACCGTGATCGAATCAACCTTGATGTGGGGTTGCCCCACCGTGACAAAAATGCTGCCGCTCACCGATCCGCAGTATCCAGCCGCTAAATCGAGATCGTTGGCGCACATGGAAATCCTTGGCATGACTTCCTTGGCTTCACCGATCAGGGTGGCTCCCTTCACAGGGCGGCCTAATTGGCCATTTTCAATGATGTAACCCTCTTCCACCGAGAAATTGAATTGTCCGGTTGGTCCCACACTTCCACCGCCCATGGACTTGCAATACAAGCCACGATCAACCGATTGGATCAGGTCATCGGTGCTGTGGGGGCCTGCAGCGATATAGGTGTTGCGCATACGACTCGCAGCAGCAAAGCCATGGTTTTGTCGCCTGCCGCTTCCGGTCCGCGCATGACCGGTGCGCAGTTCACCAGCACGATCACTCAAAAATCCTTTTAAGACGCCATCCTCAATGAGCACCGTCCGCTGTGATTCCATCCCCTCATCGTCCATGGAGAGGGAACCAAAGGCGCCTGTGCTGAGGCCTTCATCAATGGCTGTCACAGCAGGGTTGGCAATCGTTTTTCCAACTTGATCGGCAAACGGGGTTGTGCCGCGTTCCACCTGGGTGGTTTCAAGCAGATGGCCGCAGGCTTCGTGGAAAATGACACCACCAAAACGATTGGCGAGGACTACGGGCATCTGTCCTCCATCCACGTAATCGGCATGGAGCATGGTTGCAGCACTGCTGCACACTTCGTTGGCCGCTGCATCCACATCCCATTCCCGTAAATCATCCGGGCGATCGCTAGAACCAAAGCGTCGTGCGATGTTTGCGCGATGCTCACCATCTGCAGCTAACACACTGAGGCCACTGGACTGATGCAGGCGAATGTCGCGGGCATAAGTTCCATCACTGGCAGCAACAAGGACCTCTTGCCAATCGCGTGAAAAGCTGCCACGACGGACTTCAAGGTGCTGTCCGAGATGATCGAGTCGAGCTGTTCCTTCTAACAGTCGTTGTGTGATTTCACTGAGCTCAGGCGACTGAGCGAGCCAGGCGTCCTTATTGGCTCCAAAATCTTTGAGCTGACGGAGTCCTTCAAACCCTCGTTGATGTTGGAGGGTGTTGTGCTCCAATTCGAGCATGGCCAAGGCTTGGTCAAGGGCTTGGGCTAAGCCGGATTCACTGAGATCGTTCGTGCTAACGAAACCGTCTCGATGTCCGAGGAATACGCGGATGCCAGCCCCCATCCCAAAGGATGGAGACACACTGGTAATGCGTTCCTGTTCAGCAAGAACTCCAAGGTGATCCGTGCGTTCTAGGAACACTTCAACTAGATCAGCTCCAGCCCGGACACCTGTCTGAAGAAGCGTTTCCAGGCGATCTTTCCAGGGTGTGTGGCCCGGATCCAGATTGAAGGTCTGGTTAAGAGCGGGATGGGTTTCGACCAAGCCCCTCGTCTGCGTCAACCTTGATTATGGAGAATCGCGGTGGTAATTGGTGACAGAGGCTCTGGTTGATTGCCAGTTCTCAACGAACGCTTGGGTGGTAACGATCGCTGCGGATCGGTGCCATTAGAAAAAGGGATGCCATTTGAGCTCCGTTGGCCACCCAATGGGGAAGTT
The Synechococcus sp. CC9311 DNA segment above includes these coding regions:
- a CDS encoding DEAD/DEAH box helicase, with protein sequence MAISPSPVPSESATSGFDSLGLSQPLLKALQEKGYTAPSPIQLQAIPAVISGRDVMAAAQTGTGKTAGFTLPMLERLNHGARPGRLQIRALVLTPTRELAAQVLASVREYSKYLQLTSDVVFGGVKINPQIQRLQKGVDVLVATPGRLLDLLQQGAVRFDRVEFLVLDEADRMLDMGFIHDIRRVISRLPDRRQTLMFSATFSAPIRKLATGLLDHPVQIQVAPANQTVRSVEQVVHPCDMARKVDLLSHLIRSGEWLQVLVFSRTKHGANRVVDRLSQQGLLAAAIHGNKSQGARTRALQGFKDGSVRVLVATDIAARGIDIQQLPHVVNLDLPNVAEDYVHRIGRTGRAGETGHAISLVAAEEALLLKAIERLTGESLRRENVPGFEPTVLSAPPLDLSGGRGRRSGGSSRSRKDTRSTRTYRR
- the fmt gene encoding methionyl-tRNA formyltransferase, producing MNILFWGTPDYAVPTLMALHQAGHTIVGVVTQPDRRRGRGKTLVPSAVKAKAIKMGLRVFTPERIKQDETCQQQLAELQPDLSVVVAFGQILPKNVLNQPPLGCWNGHGSLLPRWRGAGPIQWSILEGDPETGVGVMAMEEGLDTGPVLIERNLPIGLLDNGHTLAERMSVLTAELMVEAMPLIESAGQGSEPERRARLKVMNQSDRSGDASYARMLTKQDHQIDWSASALNIHRKVMALYPNAVTLWNDKRLKLLHCEPLIDRLREELPAEVHPLIGRWPTGGHPPGTVLESVKGLGVVVSTSGCPILVRAAQLEGKGRSDGDSLIQQLNAAAEQQFGTFS
- a CDS encoding TldD/PmbA family protein, whose protein sequence is MTHTPLNVEELRDQLHALATRSGIRQWDLGASRGMNASVQVDRGEAKQMKAAQRSSITVRVWNEQGLVGVTSTSDLSPGGLEKALDGAYQASSFGNAEDIPGFSPLATAPIPELDRPLKPSQSIQTLLSTLKDVEGELLAKHPAIATVPYNGLNEGNSERIYLNSEGALRHMQRTQASLYLYARAEENGRKPRSGGAVRVALGSADLDLSGCISEAAERTISHLNYQPIDTGRYLVCFTPEAFLDLLGAFSSMMNARSILDGVSLSSKESLGQQIAVPFFNLHDNGLHPDHVGAAAFDGEGTPTKRLCLIGNGTLENLLHSEATARQFGVQPTGHAGLGAKVSVGPDWFEVSSSEGSSRPVEHLDHRNTRDTFVLIEGLNALHAGVKASQGAFSLPFDGWLVKDGERISVEAATIAGDIRDVLKGIVHLEPNEVVTHQGVSPHVWVDGLAITGEA
- a CDS encoding TldD/PmbA family protein, producing the protein MVETHPALNQTFNLDPGHTPWKDRLETLLQTGVRAGADLVEVFLERTDHLGVLAEQERITSVSPSFGMGAGIRVFLGHRDGFVSTNDLSESGLAQALDQALAMLELEHNTLQHQRGFEGLRQLKDFGANKDAWLAQSPELSEITQRLLEGTARLDHLGQHLEVRRGSFSRDWQEVLVAASDGTYARDIRLHQSSGLSVLAADGEHRANIARRFGSSDRPDDLREWDVDAAANEVCSSAATMLHADYVDGGQMPVVLANRFGGVIFHEACGHLLETTQVERGTTPFADQVGKTIANPAVTAIDEGLSTGAFGSLSMDDEGMESQRTVLIEDGVLKGFLSDRAGELRTGHARTGSGRRQNHGFAAASRMRNTYIAAGPHSTDDLIQSVDRGLYCKSMGGGSVGPTGQFNFSVEEGYIIENGQLGRPVKGATLIGEAKEVMPRISMCANDLDLAAGYCGSVSGSIFVTVGQPHIKVDSITVGGR